A stretch of DNA from Anaerolineae bacterium:
AGCATATTGGCTGGTTTGGCCTGTTCGATGTGCTGGACGACCGTGAGGCGGCACACGCACTGCTCCAGACCGCCGAGGAGTGGGTGCGGGCCAAAGGCTACGACGCGATACGTGGCCCGGCCAGCTTTGGCGACATGGATGAATTTGGCCTGCAGGTCGACTTTTTCGATAGTCCGCATGTCCTGCTCTACCCGCACAATCCCCCGTATTACAAAACCTACATTGAGGAACGTGGCTACAAGGGTGTGATGGACCTGTTGTCCTATCGCATTGCGGCGGAGGCTATGCGCGGGGCGAACGTGCCGGAGAAGATCATTCGGGTGATGGAGAAGCAGAAGAAGCGCCGCAACATCATCCTGCGTAACCCCGATCTCAAGCATTTTGACGCTGACCTGGACATGCTCTACCGCATGTACACCAACGCCTGGAAGGATAACTGGGGTTTTGTGCCACCGTCGCGGGAGGAATTGTACGCGCTGTTCAATCAGTTCAAGCGCTTCCTGCAACCGGACTTTATCTTCATTGCAGAAATCAATGGGGAGCCAGCAGGGTTCATCATGCTGTTTCCCGATCTCAATCAGGCGATCAAGCACGCCCGGCCTCATCCGGACACGCCGGAGTTCCTGACATTGCTGAAGGTGCTCTGGCACTGGAAGGTGCGGCCCAAGGTCAACCGCACCCGTGTGCCTTTCCTGGGCGTGATCGACAAGTACCACGGGACGGGCATTGACGCGATGCTCTACATGGCAGTGGTCGAACCGGCGGTGCGAGCCGGGTTCACGGAGGGCGACTTCGGCTGGGTGCTGGATGACAACCTGGCGATGAATCAGATCAGCGCGCTGGTCGGAGGCGAAATCTACAATCGTTTCCGCATCTATCAGAAGGCCCTGACTCCTGTAGACTAAGCGGCAGAGGATAAACCACCCTGTGTCAATGCCAGCAGTACCGGCTGAAAGCGTGGACACTCATGAGTGACTCCTTTTCGTTCGGAAGCGGCGGCCAGGATGCCCCGACATGGGGCAGCGAAGCTGATGACCAGCAACCCGAACAGACACTTGACCTGCTGCAGCGTGAACTGGCACTCTCCGGCCATCAACACCGGATTCAGAGTTCTGCACCTGCGGTGCTGCAGCGTTTCTTCGCCGGTGAAATTGACCTGGATGTGGAACTGGGGCGGCGTTTTAGCAATGCGCCGCTGATGGCCCAGATCATGCTGCGGCCTCGCGATCCGGGGACGGCATCACGCGGCACAGCGGAATTGATGACGCAAGATAGAGGAGCGAGCCTGATTGTCGATGTCAATCAGATCAGCGGTGTGCTGGAACTGAATTTCACGCTGGGGTCGATGCTGGCGTTGCGCTTTACCCTGAGCAACCTGCCGGAAGTTGACCGGCGGCACTGGCTGGAATTGATGCGCCGGGAACAGGGGATCGCTTTCCTGTGGAGCCGGGCGCGGTGGGAACGCGACTACATGATCTTCGCCGTGCGCAAATACAACATCCATGCCTACGCGTTTTCTCCCAATGGCATCGAGGCGGCGGTGCGGATGACGCCGGAAGTGCTGCGCATGCTCCTGGACTGGCTGGAACGATTCTGGTTCTGAGGGGGGCCGTGGGGCAGGTCGGAATGGAGACCTGCTCACAGGGCGACTTGTGCAATATTGATTACCAGTTTTGCTTATACGCTGGTACAATGCGTGGTTGATCAACCGGCGGCTCTGGCCTGCCAGCTCGACCGGCGGTTGGACCCCGTGACTTTCATCGTGGAAGGGGCAATTCCCAATGACTGACTCTTTGGATACTCTGGCCAATTCCAGCGAGGCGTCAGTTCCTGCTGATTCCTCGGTGCCGCTGGCCGACATCTTTGAGAAGGCCGCCAAGTTCACCCTGGCAAAGGAAGCCATGGAAATGGGGATCTATCCCTATTTCCGGCCCTTGAGCGACACGGAAGGCTCGGTGGCGTATTTTGAGGGCAAGGAAGTGGTCATGATCGGGTCCAACAACTATCTGGGCCTGACCACGCACCCCAAACTGCGCCAGGCCGCCAAAGACGCCATTGACCGCTATGGCACCAGTGTGACCGGCTCCCGCTTCTTGAATGGGACGCTGGAATTGCACCTGGAGCTTGACCGGCGGCTGGCGAAATTCGTGGGCAAAGAGGCCGCGCTGGTCTTTCCAACCGGTTACCAGACCAATGTTGGGACGATCACGGCGGTAGTTGGCAAAGGCGACTATGTGATTATCGACAAGGAAGATCATGCCAGCATCGTGGATGGCTGCATGATGTCCCTGGGCACGATGCGGCGGTTCAGCCACAACGATCTCGATAGCCTGGAGAACGTCCTGAGCAAGCTGCCCCGCGATGCCGGAAAGCTGGTGGTGGTGGACGGCGTCTACAGCATGGGCGGCGACATTGCCCCGCTGCCGGAGATCATCGAGATCAGCCGCCGCTACGGGGCGCGGATCATGGTCGATGATGCTCATAGCCTGGGCGTGCTCGGCAATGGGCGGGGTACAGCGGCGCACTTCGGGGTAACGGATCAGGTTGACCTGATCATGGGCACGTTCAGCAAGAGCTTCGCCTCGATCGGCGGTTTCATTGCCGGGAATGCTGACATCATTCACTACATCCAGCATCATGCCCGCGCCCTGATGTTCAGCGCAGCGTTGCCAGCGGCGAATGTGGCGGTTGTCCTGGCAGCGGTAGAGGTCATTGAGAACGAGCCGGAGCGGGTCAAGAAACTGTGGCACAACGCCGAGTATATGCGGGCCGGGCTGCACAAACTTGGTTACGACACCGGCGCCAGCAACACGCCGGTGATCCCGGTCTACATCGGTGACCAGTACCGGACGGTCCTGGCCTGGGCGGCGCTGATCGAGGAAGGCGTGTACACCAACCCGGTTGTCCCGCCCGGCGTGCCGCCGAACAAGAGCCTGCTGCGCACCAGCTACATGGCTACCCACGAGGAAGCGCACCTCGATCGTGCCCTGCGGGCTTTCGAGGTGGTCGGGCACCGGCTGGACCTGATCCCACAGGAAAATACGCTCAGCTAACGCAATAGCAGAGAGAGCGCAAACCGGGGCGACCCGCACGGGGACGCCCCGGTTGTGATTCTCCTGCCAGGCGGCGCTACTGCGCGTCCGCCGGATCGGCGATTCTGGCGCCGATCTTGCCCTGGATAAACGCTTCGGTGTAGTTGCGGGCGAGATCGTCAGGGTACTGGACAGGCGGGGATTTCATAAAGTAAGCGCTGGGCGCTTCCAGCGTCCCGGAAAGGCCGCGGTCCAACCCCAGCTTGGCACAGCGCACCGCGTCAATGATGACACCGGCGCTGTTGGGGCTATCCCAGACTTCCAGCTTGAGCTCCAGGTTCAACGGCACATCCCCGAACGCCGCCCCTTCCAGGCGGATATGCGCCCATTTGCGGTCGGTCAGCCACGGCACGTAGTCGCTCGGCCCGATGTACACATCGGTGTCGGGCAGTTCATAGGGAAGCTGGCTGGTTACGGCGTTGGTCTTGCTGACCTTTTTGCTCTCCAGCCGGGAGCGATCCAGCATGTTGTAGAAGTCCATGTTGCCGCCCACGTTGAGCTGGCTGGTGCGTAGCAGCCTGACGCCGCGATCGTTGAACAGGTTGGTCAGCACACGGTGAACGAT
This window harbors:
- a CDS encoding GNAT family N-acetyltransferase, producing the protein MTAPVSVRRVSSPAEQDALLRLPWKVYANDPHWVPPLVSMRREKLNPQHNPMTNYLDIEYFLAWRGAEPVGCIAAFINPRHNEYHHEHIGWFGLFDVLDDREAAHALLQTAEEWVRAKGYDAIRGPASFGDMDEFGLQVDFFDSPHVLLYPHNPPYYKTYIEERGYKGVMDLLSYRIAAEAMRGANVPEKIIRVMEKQKKRRNIILRNPDLKHFDADLDMLYRMYTNAWKDNWGFVPPSREELYALFNQFKRFLQPDFIFIAEINGEPAGFIMLFPDLNQAIKHARPHPDTPEFLTLLKVLWHWKVRPKVNRTRVPFLGVIDKYHGTGIDAMLYMAVVEPAVRAGFTEGDFGWVLDDNLAMNQISALVGGEIYNRFRIYQKALTPVD
- a CDS encoding pyridoxal phosphate-dependent aminotransferase family protein, which codes for MTDSLDTLANSSEASVPADSSVPLADIFEKAAKFTLAKEAMEMGIYPYFRPLSDTEGSVAYFEGKEVVMIGSNNYLGLTTHPKLRQAAKDAIDRYGTSVTGSRFLNGTLELHLELDRRLAKFVGKEAALVFPTGYQTNVGTITAVVGKGDYVIIDKEDHASIVDGCMMSLGTMRRFSHNDLDSLENVLSKLPRDAGKLVVVDGVYSMGGDIAPLPEIIEISRRYGARIMVDDAHSLGVLGNGRGTAAHFGVTDQVDLIMGTFSKSFASIGGFIAGNADIIHYIQHHARALMFSAALPAANVAVVLAAVEVIENEPERVKKLWHNAEYMRAGLHKLGYDTGASNTPVIPVYIGDQYRTVLAWAALIEEGVYTNPVVPPGVPPNKSLLRTSYMATHEEAHLDRALRAFEVVGHRLDLIPQENTLS